CTGGACCTTCAGACTCAATTGGCTCCCAGACACCTTGAGCTATCATAAATACTTCCATTTTAATAGCCCATGCTGCATAATTACTCTTTGTCAACATGGGATATTTTAGCGTAATCGAGCCCTCCTTCTCTTGACTCGACACGCTTTCTCTATTTGAAGCATTGCTGGCAGCATCCTCTCTTTCttttagctctctctctctccttgctctCTCAATCTCAAGATGAGACATGTTTCAGGCCTTGATCagccaggctctgataccaaatatcGAAACAATTGGGAAAGTAATCAAGAGAACAACACAATTAATTTAACTCTTTTTGTGGTGATGATCTTTAACACTGACCAAGCACCATTTTTATATATGAAAACTCAACAAACAAAACTAGAAAATAGGAAGCCTTTGGCAACGTGCTCCCATATTTCCGCCAGTACAATTAAATGGTCAACAACTAGAAAAAGACTCCTAATAATGCTCTaacagaaaaaaaagaaaaattctgcAGATTACTTATTTTCCTATTTACAAAATATAAGTTAATTTAACAATAATTAAAGCTAACGGTAACAAGTTTAAATTGTCAACAGATAAAGCTCTACGAAGTACGTGTAAAAGGGTGCGTAACATCCTTGCTTAGCTTGATTCGTGAAGATGCACTTGTTCTCGATAGATTTATCGCAAGCTGTTTCACGGAGACGCCTTTGCACATTGCTTCCATGCTTGGACATTTGGAATTCGCCAAGGAGATCCTAAATCGAAAGCCCCAATTTGCTGAAGAAGTAGATTTCCAAGGACAAACTCCACTTCACTTGGCAACAGCGAATGGGCACACCTTCAAGTTGTAAAAGCCATGTTGTTGGTAAATCCTCAAACTCGTCTCTTTCAAGACCGGAATGGTAGAAGTCCTCTACATGTGGCAGTCAATAAAGGGAGATTTGAGGTCTTGCAAGAGCTGGTTCAGGCTAAACTTGAGGCAGTTCAACTGCGGGGGAGATGTGGTGAGACCATTTTGCATCTTTGTGTACAACACCACCAACTGGATGCTTTGAAGTTCTTGCTGGAAAGGATAAATGATGATGATTTTGTGAATTTGAAAGATGGTAGTGACATCACTGCCTTGCAACTAGCAATAACTGGTAAACAAGGTGAGGTATGGATCAACACCACCTCGCCCTTGTAATAAGGTCGACTTTCTTGATCATCCCTTCCATtggagaattatatatatatatatatatatatatatatagcgatGAAATAAGTTAGAAGAAAGATTAAAATTCTCTTCGTGATTGAAATTCATGGGTGTGTATTACTTGTTCATGATATTCTTCAGATCATAAGTTTATTGATCAAGAAAGCAAAGGTTGATCAGAATGAAAGGAACAGCTACACAGCACTGGATATTTTAAATATGACAGAGGAACAAAGTGAGGATTTCCTTGAGCATACAAGTGATATTACCTCAATAGAATTGGCTTCTCAACATGTAAAAGCAAACATTACATATTTACGTCCTCAAGTGAGAAGACTAAAAAAGCATCCCAGCAGGAAGAAAAGCTGGTTGGAACAAAAGAGGAGCGCACTAATGGTGGTGGTATCACTAATAGCAACCATGGCTTTCCAAGCTGCAATTAACCCACCTGGAGGAGTTTGGCAAGAGGACTTACAAGTGTCAACACCAGAGTCAGTGTCACATAGTGCAGGCCGCTTTATAATGGTTGATAAGTGCCCAAGACGATGTACTCTGATGGTTATCTACAATACAACAGGTTTTCTATCATCCACCAGTGTGATCCTGTAACTAACAGGGCTTTTGACAAAAAAAGTATAatcgaaaataaaataatatcaaaaaaatatgagtttgaaaatatttataaaaaatgggTGAGATATACTGAGTTACAGCGGAACGCTAATTATAATAATGTTTTTAAGGTTCAAATGCTATTTATAATAGTATTcacatcaaaatttttaaagcaaAGCTGGACGCTATTTAAAGTAGTGTccagtttttttttaaataataaaaaattaattaagaaaaaatagcgtctaacttttttttaaaatttttaattattttattttatattttaaataaaatataaatattattttaataaataaaattataatatataatattatatattataatatttttattataaatattattttttaatttaaagtttaataaaataaaaaaataaataattaaaaagattgaagaaaagttgtacgctacttatagtagcgtccaacttttctttaaaattttaattattttattttatattttaaataaattaaaaaattaaaaaatattattttaataaataaaattataataattaataattaattaataaatttaaagaaaagtcggacgctactataagtagcgtctaacttttcttcaatctttttaattatttatctttttaattttaattttttattttattaaattttaaattaaaaaataatatttataataaaaatattataatatataatattaattattataattttatttaagtagcgttcaacttttcttaaatttttttaattatttatttttttaattttaattatttattttattaaattttaaattaaaaataatatttataatacaaatattataatatataatattatatattataattttatttattaaaataatatttatattttatttaaaatataaaataaaataattaaaaattaaaaaaaaaatgttggacgctactataagtagcgttcaacctttaaatttttttaattaaacttttattatttaaaggaaagttggacgctattttgaatagcgttcagctttcctttaaaaattttgatgcgGACGCTATTATAAATTGTGTTCGAATcttaaaaacgctattataatTAGCGTCCTGCTCCAGCTCAGCGTATCTCACCCCTTTTTAGTAAATATTTTCAAACtcacatttttttttatattatttgtttTACCTTTTAGGTGGAAGTTTTTTATGTGGATTCTGATGGTAATCGTGTAGATCGCTATTACATCTACGTTATTAACATTCTCAATCTCCCTATCTGCTGTCTCTAGTCCTGATGATACTCTTATTCGTGTGCTAGTTGCTATAGGCATGGTAGCATTTGCATTGTTGGGCATTCTTCTTGTAGGCCACTCCGTTCGCCTTCTGCTCAAGATTTGTCAAGTTTGCGAGAGGGATTATAAGAAAGGAGGGATCTTCACTTTCGGTTATGATGAATCGGGCCAAAGTTTAATTTCCGTACTAAATAATTTTCTTCACATGTagcttttttttttccccaaGAATTTAAGACtgattatgttttttttttttttctgctatTTTAAGTTTTTAACTGTTAAGTTTATATCGCCTGAATTTGGTACCTAAAATATAAATACAAACATGTGATACGTGTATTCAATAAGTGGGATAAATTTTGTATCTGCGTGTCAGGGTGTTTTGGGCGTTTATCTAATGTAATAGCAATGGAGGTATCCTATATGACCAGAGTTGATGTAGTGGAATGGGCCTGCAACAAACACCTGGGAGTCGTGGATTAACAGGGCTTTTCTCAGCTATTTATCTCCATGTGGGAGTTCAGTTTGGAACTTTCTTAATGGGCTACAGAGGAGTGAACCCAGCCCTTTCTAAGGCAATTCTCATAACCCATGCATATGGATTGGCTTACTTGGATCTGGAACTACAAAGATTATTACAAAAACAATGTCGGAAACAGTTACTATTAGCCAGGCAATGAATCCTTCTTACTTCTTCCATAACCTTCCAGACTCGTAATGGAACCTCCTGGAAGCTTTCCTCATTCTCCACTTTCCTCCAGAAACTTCCTTTTGAAACCCACTCCCCCATGGCCACTCTATAAATTCTCCGACGCTCTCCGTCCCCATCGCCAAGTACGAAATACGTCTGCTGAAGAAGGAAAAGGAAGCTTCTGTTCCCTGCTGGTGATAAAATCTTTGATTGAAGAAAAGAGCAATGGATATTAGGTTGTTGGATCTCCAATCACCCCTCCTTTCCACCATCCACCATCTGATGGACACGACCGATGAAGCCGAAAAGTCATTCAACGCGCCGACTCGTACTTATGTAAGGGACGCGAAGGCCATGGCTTCAACTCCGGCTGACGTCAAAGAGTATCCCAACTCCTATGTGTTTATCATCGACATGCCAGGGTTGAAATCTGGGGACATTAAGGTCCAGGTGGAGGATGACAATGTGTTGCTGATCAGCGGAGAGAGGAAGCGTGAAGAGGAGAAGGAAGATGCTAAGTATGTGAGGATGGAAAGAAGGTTAGGCAAGTTTATGAGGAAGTTTGTGCTGCCTGAAAATGCTAATGCTGATGACATTTCGGCGGTCTGCCAGGATGGGGTTTTGACTGTCACTGTGGAGAAGTTGCCACCGCCGGAGCCCAAGAAGCCCAAGACCATTGAGGTTAAGATTGCTTGAGGAGTATTATTGTGTACCATCTATGGACTATGACTATGAGCAGTGTGTTTGGCTATGttgttttttttccttttttgggTGTTGATGTGTGTCTGAGATGTTATAAAAGTTGCTTTTAGAATTAAAATCTTCTGTGCTTTTCTCCCTATTTCTTATGCACGAAATTAAGAACAATCCCAATAACTAATGCATTCATCAAAATTGAATCCCAGAAATGTAAACACTAAGCAGGTGAAATGATCTCCTGCCGCTTACAAGTTACAGAGATTGTCTTGCAATTTCCAGAAGAGGAACAAAAAGAGGAAAATCCGGCTTATTAAGTAATAATAATAGATAATTAACAAGAATGAATTAGGTCTAGAGTAAATATTTGCAAGTTTAGATTAATCCTGACGAAATGCTTAATATTGAAAACTGTTCATCTTGAATACAAAAAACCTTCTCTctctttcaaaaattttcaatctATGGAAAAAAAAGGGTGGGTCATGGAACAAGTATAAATTACTTTAATTCTTCCAAGTTACTGGACCAGTTTTGTTCTGCGGGTTCTCCTCTGCAAAATTAGTCTAGAGTACAATATTTTTAATGCTCCACTGTAGACTGCAGGCATCAAAAAACTTTTTCTGTTCACATTACTGTATCTTTTAAAATGACGTTTCTGAGTTGAAATAGTTCTAGGAGTGTTTCTAATTCCATTTTGTTCTTCTGAATCATTGATGTTGCTCTTCTTGACAAAAAGAGCAATGAAGAACCCCTCTTGGTCCTCAATTGGATCTGTTCGAAGTAAATGCTCAGCTGCAATATAGGAAACAAGCAATTGTTAACGATtatttccatatatatatatatatatatatatatacacacacgcaCATATAATGCAAGTCCACATTGTGTTATACATTTAATCACATttcaaattctgctccattatACATTTATATAATAATCTCACATGCTGCTCTGTACCAAATCATCATTAATTTAGAATTTAGCACTTACAGCCGCTGAAAACGGGAAGACCACAACGATGCCACCCAGGAAAGGGAGTGACCAGCTGAAAGCCGTGGGATGTTGCAAGGGGTAGAACTGACATGATGACATCTTCATTTTCAATTTGGTTGACAGAACATGTGCTGTCAACAACTCTTTCAACTGCAGGGACTGCAACAGGTTATTTAATTAATGCCTCTTGAAAGTATGTAAATAACAGATACACCTACATAACCATCACTCACTTAAACATCCTAGCCCTCAGGTGATGGCATATTCTAGTGGCACGCAGTTTGTAAAGTCTGATGGATAGACAACTAGAAAGAGATACATGGTTAAAGCACTAAACATAGAAAGATAACATACAAGATAATGCATGGGCTAGAGCTTTCCTTTGAAAGGCTGAAAGTTTGCTCGGTCTTTCTGCGTCGGTAACATCAGTGGCATGGGATGGAAGTAAATGGTCTAATCGCTGAGCAGTGGTCCCCGAACCAGAGCAAGAAGGATCTAAAAGAATTGCACGGATCTGCAAGAACGCAATTCCATGCTAGCAAAAAGTACATAAGCAGTCCAGTTGTGGAGATAGattatgattatatatatatatatatatatatatggttaaTGGTAGGGTTGTGCACAGTTTTCGGTTGtctcaaatcaaattaaaaatttatattaatctgaaaattaaatttatatataaattttttattttttttaaatatattatatatttttaatataatatatatatatatacataaaaattaaatataacttaatattatatttatttttttatttttttaataattttattataaatatattaaattattttataattcttaattataagtgtattattttatatatatatatatactcaatttataattatatttgtatcttataattaaatattatataattaataaataaataatatattatatgataaatttatattattatattatataatatatttaattctaaattatatatCTACCttctagttaaatattatataatttaaaaaaaattaaaatatatattata
The sequence above is a segment of the Hevea brasiliensis isolate MT/VB/25A 57/8 chromosome 11, ASM3005281v1, whole genome shotgun sequence genome. Coding sequences within it:
- the LOC110649502 gene encoding 17.1 kDa class II heat shock protein, with protein sequence MDIRLLDLQSPLLSTIHHLMDTTDEAEKSFNAPTRTYVRDAKAMASTPADVKEYPNSYVFIIDMPGLKSGDIKVQVEDDNVLLISGERKREEEKEDAKYVRMERRLGKFMRKFVLPENANADDISAVCQDGVLTVTVEKLPPPEPKKPKTIEVKIA
- the LOC110650794 gene encoding 25S rRNA (cytosine-C(5))-methyltransferase NSUN5-like is translated as MSKHGSNVQRRLRETASNKSAYELNKDRIKYIEHLARLSDATNIKVLYGDFLNLNPKDPSFSKIRAILLDPSCSGSGTTAQRLDHLLPSHATDVTDAERPSKLSAFQRKALAHALSFPAVERVVDSTCSVNQIENEDVIMSVLPLATSHGFQLVTPFPGWHRCGLPVFSGSEHLLRTDPIEDQEGFFIALFVKKSNINDSEEQNGIRNTPRTISTQKRHFKRYSNVNRKSFLMPAVYSGALKILYSRLILQRRTRRTKLVQ